The following DNA comes from Myxococcus fulvus.
GCACGCTCGCCGTGCCGACGAGCAGGGCCACCGAATCCGCGCCTCCGGACACGGCGCACAACACGGACCGGCCCTCCAGTCCGAGGCGCGCATACGTGTCCATCAGTGTCCTCTTCAGCAACTGCGTCGCGGGTCCAGTGGGAGACATCTGCGGGGGCGGAATGGATTGTCGGGTAACAGGGTTACAGAGGCGCGCGGTTGAAGGCAGGGGGGTCGGTTCTTATGATCGTCACACCGGATGGGCGCGGTCGCGGAAGCAGAAATATGCGCGACACCGGGCGTTGTTGAGGGGACGGTCGACTTTTCAAGGTGTTGGACCTAGGGGTCCCCCCCCTCCCCCTCTGGGTCCACGGGACCGCTGGGAGATCCACTCCCGGCGGTCTCTCTTTCCGAAACGCCCCGGTCCTCCCATCGTGAGGCCCGGGGCGTTTCCTTTTTCGCGCCCGGCTGGATACGTCAGGCGGCACTGAACATGTCCGAGCAGGGAGCCGACGGGCGCGGAATGAGTCGTCCTAAACCGTTGACCCTCTTGGGCGTCTGTCGGATAACGGCACCGGTGTGTTCAGGTCGTCACCTCGAATCCGCCCCGGAGACTCAAGTATGGCAGGCACCGACAAGCGCAAGCAGTCGCTGTACTTCCCCGAGGAGATGCTGAAGGAGATTCAGGAAGAAGCGAACCGACAGGACCGCTCTCTTTCCTGGGTTGTCCAGCAGGCGTGGAAGATCGCCCGCGAGCGCATCAAGTCGTTCCCCGCCGTCAACGACGTGACTGGCGACGAGCGCCAGGACCCGCGCGAGGAGTAGCGCAGGCATGGCCACCACCGACCATCGCAAGCAAAGCCTCTACTTCCCCGAGGACATGCTGGAGGAGATCCAGCGTGAGGCCACGCGGCAGGACCGCTCCCTGTCGTGGATCGTCCAGCAGGCGTGGAAGGTGGCGCGTGCCGAGATTCGGAGGATGCCGTCGGTCAACGACGTGCTGAGCGCGCCTGCCCGTCCCGCCGCCGTCGCGGCGAGCCCGGCGGCGACACCCGCGGCCACCGCCACGCTGACGGCGGCCGCTCCGAACCCGGACGAGCCGAAGTCCTGAAGGTCCCCGCGAACGGCCCCCGGCACTCAACCTCCGGCGGGCCGCGCGGGTCGTGCGCAGTTCGAGAACGTGATTCGCGGCTTCTCGGTGAGCGACTGCTCGGGTGAGGGGTGCATCTCCCGCAGGTACGCCGAGGTGATGTTCGCGTCCGTTCCTCCCAGCTTCCGCGCCTGCACCGGGAAGCGGTCCGGGTTCTGCCCCGCGTTGCCGAACGCCTCCCCGTAGCCGTCACCGCCGCCGAGCAGGAAGCTGGGCATGGCCACGCGGTAGCGGATGCTCGCGTCGTCGCGCGGCGGCAGGGGCACGCTTTGCCCGTTCACCGTCAGCGCCTCCACGCGCTGGCCCCGCGGGTTCGCGCAGTTGACGTGCATGGTGGTGCCCTCGGACAGGTGCAGGAACGCGCCGGAGGGTGACGCGATGAGCTCCCCTTCCCGATAGAGGCTGCCCACGCTGTTCTCCATCATCTTCACGAGCTCCGTCTCGGTGAGGTCCACGGACACCACGAGGTTCTCGAAGAGGATGACCTCGTGCAGCACGCCGTCGGTGAGCGGGCCCTTGCGCAGCGCCTGGCGCGTGAAGCACAGGCCCTCCGCGCGCAGGGAGCCGCCGTTGATGACGCCCAGCACCGCGGGCCGGGCCGAGCCGTCCTCCGCGTGACGGAACGCGTCCGCCGCGGCCTGCGCCAGCGCGTTGTTGTCGTGCCAGACGAAGGGCTTGTCGAGCAGCACGTCCTGGCCCAGGTAGCCGACGACGGCGTCGGGGTCCGCGACGAGCGGCTGGCAGGAGTCGTTGTAGGAGATGCACCCGGCCAGGGGCGAGGCCAGGGCGCACGCGAGCGCTGCGACGAGGGACTTGGGCAGTGGCATCAGAAGTGAGCCCTCACGGTGAGGTAGCCGGACATGCCCTCGCGCGGGAGGTTCCCGGTGACGCGGTCGGGCCGCGGCACGTCGTCGCGAAGGTCGTGGTCGAAGACGTTGTGCGCCACCAGCGACACCTCCCAGATGTCCAGGATGGGCTCGGTGCGAATCTGCGCGGTGACCAGGCTGTAGGCGGGAATCTTGTAGCGGCGCACCAGCTCCAGCACGGAGCGACTGTTGTTGCGGCGCTCGGCGCCGGTGCGCACCACCACGTCGAAGTTCACCCACGCGCCGATGGGCATGGACACGCCCGCGTTGAAGCGCGCCTGCGGCGTGTCGGTGAGCAGCCGCGACTGCGACGGCAGCTCCATGTCCTGCGCGCGGGAGATGCTCGCGTTGAACCAGGCGTTGGCGCGCTTGGAGGCCTCCAGGCGGGCCTCGCCCTCGATGCCGTACACGCGCACGCCCAGCTCGCGGTTGCGCAGCGGGACGATGTTGCCGGACGTGTCCACCGGGACGATGGGCGACGAGAAGAGCTCCAGGTACGCGTTGGCGCGCAGCCGCACGCGGGCCTCGCCCGCGGACTGGATGAGGTCCGCGCCCAGCTCGAAGGTGTCCACGATGGCGGGCTGCAGGCTCGGGTTGCCCTCGAAGCGGCCCTGGTTGTAGTCGGTGTCGGGGATGCGCTCGACCAGCTCCTGCAGCGTGGGCGCGCGGAAGGCGCGGCCGTACAGGGCCTTGAGCACCAACGCGTCCGTGGCGGAGAACACCAGGCCCACGCGCGGGTTGACGCGCGCCACGAAGCTGGTGCCGGTGATGTCGCCGCTCGTCCCCACGGTGGGCAGCTGCGTGGCGTCCACGCGCACGCCGAAGGTGAGCGTCAGGGGCGCGACGACGGTCCACTGGTCCTGCGCGAAGACGCCCACCGTCAACCGGCGGGACGCCGCGCCACCGGCCAGCTCCAGCAGGTCCGCCAGGCCCTCGGGCGTGGTGAAGCCACCCGGGCGCACGCGCGCGTCCAGCGTGTAGTTCGTCTCGTAGGTGTAGTCGCCCAGCGACTGCTGCTCCACCACCGCGCCCACGGACAGGCGGTTGTTGGACGACAGGACGATGTCCGCGTCCACGCCGCCGGTGAGCGAGCGCACCGAAATCTGCGTCTGCTCCCTCAGGCCGTTGTCGAAGAGCTGGTTCGAGTCCGGACCGGTGCGGAAGTTGCGAGGCGTGATCTGGAAGAGGCGGTCCGTGGTCTGTTGGTCGAAGCCGGCGCGGGCGCGCAGCAGGACCGAGGAGCCGATGTTCTTCTCCCAGTGGACGTCCGCCATGAGCACGTTCCACTTCAGCTCGGAGTCCTCGGCCACGACGTCGAACAGGCCCAAGAGCGCGGTGCGGTTCTCGGAAAGGTAGCGCACGGAGGCGGCCAGCCGCCCGGCGTCGCCCATGGAGTACGTCGCGCCGCCT
Coding sequences within:
- a CDS encoding TIGR04563 family protein; this encodes MAGTDKRKQSLYFPEEMLKEIQEEANRQDRSLSWVVQQAWKIARERIKSFPAVNDVTGDERQDPREE
- a CDS encoding TIGR04563 family protein, coding for MATTDHRKQSLYFPEDMLEEIQREATRQDRSLSWIVQQAWKVARAEIRRMPSVNDVLSAPARPAAVAASPAATPAATATLTAAAPNPDEPKS
- a CDS encoding 5'-nucleotidase C-terminal domain-containing protein; translated protein: MPLPKSLVAALACALASPLAGCISYNDSCQPLVADPDAVVGYLGQDVLLDKPFVWHDNNALAQAAADAFRHAEDGSARPAVLGVINGGSLRAEGLCFTRQALRKGPLTDGVLHEVILFENLVVSVDLTETELVKMMENSVGSLYREGELIASPSGAFLHLSEGTTMHVNCANPRGQRVEALTVNGQSVPLPPRDDASIRYRVAMPSFLLGGGDGYGEAFGNAGQNPDRFPVQARKLGGTDANITSAYLREMHPSPEQSLTEKPRITFSNCARPARPAGG